In Sporichthyaceae bacterium, a single window of DNA contains:
- a CDS encoding ABC transporter permease: protein MNGYLLRRVAATVAVLWGVSVAVFALIHLVPGDPVRLALGTRYDAATYAALRHRAGLDRPLLAQYVHWLGGALHGDLGVSFRSEDPVSTVIGERLPATASLAVAAIVVALGIAVPLGLLSALRPQSVFDRAATVLSQVGISVPDFWLGILAILVLAGLLGWFPAGGYVPLTEDPARWFDHLVLPALTVGVVSGAVLTRFVRASALEVLNEDHVRTARAKGLPEWTILRRHVLRNAAVPVLTVIGIQLAYLLSGVVVVEIVFSWNGLGQLALQAVQSRDYPVLQGAVLLFALVFLVVNLVVDLLYAILDPRISLT, encoded by the coding sequence GTGAATGGTTACCTGCTGCGCCGGGTTGCCGCAACGGTGGCGGTGCTGTGGGGCGTCAGCGTCGCGGTGTTCGCGCTGATCCACCTGGTGCCCGGCGACCCGGTCCGGCTCGCGCTGGGCACCCGCTACGACGCGGCGACCTACGCCGCGCTGCGCCACCGGGCAGGTCTGGACCGGCCGCTGCTCGCGCAGTACGTGCACTGGCTCGGCGGCGCGTTGCACGGCGACCTCGGGGTCAGCTTCCGCAGCGAGGACCCGGTGTCCACCGTCATCGGCGAACGGCTGCCGGCCACCGCGTCGCTGGCCGTGGCGGCCATCGTCGTGGCGCTGGGCATCGCGGTGCCCCTCGGCCTGCTATCCGCGCTGCGCCCGCAGTCGGTATTCGACCGCGCGGCGACCGTGCTCAGCCAGGTCGGCATCTCGGTGCCGGACTTCTGGCTGGGCATCCTGGCCATCCTGGTGCTGGCCGGATTGCTGGGTTGGTTCCCCGCCGGCGGCTACGTCCCGCTCACCGAGGACCCGGCCCGGTGGTTCGACCACCTGGTACTGCCCGCGCTCACCGTCGGCGTGGTCTCCGGCGCGGTGCTCACCCGGTTCGTGCGCGCCTCCGCGCTGGAGGTGCTCAACGAGGACCACGTCCGCACGGCGCGCGCGAAAGGCCTGCCGGAGTGGACGATTCTGCGCCGGCACGTGCTGCGCAACGCCGCGGTGCCGGTGCTCACCGTCATCGGCATCCAACTCGCCTACCTGCTCTCCGGCGTGGTCGTGGTGGAGATCGTGTTCTCCTGGAACGGACTCGGCCAGCTGGCGCTACAGGCCGTGCAGTCCCGCGACTATCCCGTGCTGCAGGGCGCGGTGCTGTTGTTCGCGCTGGTGTTCCTGGTCGTCAACCTGGTGGTGGACCTGCTCTACGCCATCCTCGACCCCCGGATCAGCCTGACATGA
- a CDS encoding anti-sigma factor RsbA family regulatory protein — translation MAVRDRMLHAVFFHDDPVQYLEGVGRWVAEGLAAGEPVLITADAADNEAIRGALGPAAYAVQFADAAVVGANPARTIAAVRAFVAAGGGRRVRALAALMWPGRTPAQRGEVIAHEAVANLAFADCPVSFLCPYDTSVLPAEVLAEARRVHPHMWTAHGHADCPQYDIDELLIGGHPPPQRDPLAEPLAVIVDLAGSARLRTRVGEIAEDAGLSARRRDEFVVAVNEVVSNALVHSPHPAVVRRGRDRDEGSLVVEVATAGCITDPLVGRELPRDAGGGRGLWIVNQLCDLVETRSGPWGTLTRLHVHLP, via the coding sequence ATGGCGGTACGGGATCGCATGCTGCACGCGGTCTTCTTCCACGACGATCCCGTCCAGTACCTGGAGGGGGTGGGGCGCTGGGTCGCCGAGGGCCTGGCCGCCGGGGAGCCGGTGCTGATCACGGCCGACGCCGCCGACAACGAAGCGATCCGCGGGGCGCTGGGCCCGGCCGCCTACGCGGTGCAGTTCGCGGACGCGGCCGTGGTGGGCGCGAATCCCGCCCGGACCATCGCGGCGGTCCGCGCGTTCGTCGCCGCGGGCGGGGGCCGTCGGGTGCGCGCGCTGGCCGCGCTGATGTGGCCGGGTCGGACCCCGGCGCAGCGCGGTGAGGTGATCGCGCACGAGGCCGTGGCCAATCTCGCCTTCGCCGACTGCCCGGTGAGCTTTCTGTGTCCGTACGACACGTCGGTGCTGCCCGCGGAAGTCCTGGCAGAGGCCCGACGGGTGCACCCGCACATGTGGACCGCGCACGGGCACGCGGACTGCCCGCAGTACGACATCGACGAGCTGTTGATCGGGGGCCATCCGCCGCCGCAGCGCGATCCGCTCGCCGAACCACTCGCCGTCATCGTCGACCTGGCCGGCTCGGCCCGGCTGCGGACCCGGGTGGGGGAGATCGCTGAGGACGCCGGGCTGTCCGCACGGCGCCGCGACGAGTTCGTGGTGGCGGTCAACGAAGTGGTGTCCAACGCGCTGGTCCACTCCCCGCATCCCGCCGTCGTCAGGCGGGGGCGCGACCGGGACGAGGGGTCGTTGGTGGTGGAGGTCGCCACGGCCGGGTGCATCACCGACCCGCTGGTCGGCCGGGAATTGCCCAGAGATGCCGGTGGTGGGCGGGGGCTGTGGATCGTCAACCAGCTGTGTGATCTGGTGGAGACCCGGTCCGGTCCGTGGGGGACGTTGACCCGGTTACATGTGCACCTGCCGTAG
- a CDS encoding DUF6027 family protein produces MDLDDGPTVQLHRWTGPWAADDPDANFKAEVADYCRLDPLHTLRGMSESLDIPVGALARYVLARWATAGSGGLLELGPVIVPRLWDPVERAETIGTDEARLAAYTELKTLISWLKLPLEHPEVYDS; encoded by the coding sequence ATGGATCTCGACGACGGTCCGACCGTGCAGCTGCACCGGTGGACCGGGCCCTGGGCGGCCGATGACCCGGATGCGAACTTCAAGGCCGAGGTCGCCGATTACTGCCGCCTCGACCCGCTGCACACCCTGCGCGGCATGTCCGAGAGCCTCGACATCCCGGTCGGCGCGCTGGCGCGCTACGTGCTGGCGCGGTGGGCCACCGCGGGCAGCGGTGGTCTGCTGGAACTCGGCCCGGTGATTGTGCCCCGGCTATGGGATCCGGTGGAACGAGCCGAGACGATCGGTACCGACGAAGCACGCCTGGCCGCCTACACGGAACTGAAAACCCTGATCTCCTGGCTCAAGCTCCCGCTGGAGCACCCGGAGGTCTACGACAGCTGA
- a CDS encoding ABC transporter substrate-binding protein has product MRAWPAMATAAVLVLAGCGQGLNAVARGDNPLVVAISGQPDQLDPHKTTAYASFQVLENVYDTLVVPNATGGGYAPQLAVSWTTADDRTWTFHLRTGVRFADGSDFDATDVVYSLNRIRNGKLANAFRLEPVTDVVAVDPHTVRLDLKRPTPYLLAELGGFKGTAILPQGAAEHLDLARQTDGTGPFRVARVTAAAITLLPNEYYWGDGPQVSSVEFRFISEPTTALVALQTGEVDWTDNLPPARVGKLAHDKHLRLGQVPSVDYWYLAPNFKRPPFDDPRVRQAINLGLDRPAIAEAAQPGLAAPIQTAIPPGVYGHTDYAPVTRDVPRARALLAGAGHPRLSMGLMVTSEYPETVQAAEVIASNLHEIGIDVRIEVEEFATWLDREGKGDFDTYLLGWLGDIDPFDFYQSQHACNGSNNYQKYCDPQTDQLLQQAATETDAARRAALYGEVAKRIVDANSYIYLYNPRVVQAWSPKLTGYQIRADRAVNLETVEFAR; this is encoded by the coding sequence ATGCGGGCATGGCCGGCGATGGCGACGGCCGCCGTCCTGGTGTTGGCCGGCTGCGGACAGGGCCTCAACGCCGTCGCCCGTGGCGACAACCCGTTGGTCGTCGCGATCAGTGGCCAACCCGACCAACTCGACCCGCACAAGACCACGGCGTACGCGAGCTTCCAGGTGTTGGAGAACGTCTACGACACCCTCGTCGTGCCGAACGCCACCGGCGGCGGATACGCCCCGCAGCTCGCGGTGTCCTGGACCACCGCTGACGACCGGACCTGGACGTTCCACCTGCGCACCGGTGTGCGGTTCGCCGACGGCAGCGACTTCGACGCCACCGACGTCGTGTACTCCCTCAACCGGATTCGTAACGGCAAGCTCGCCAACGCGTTCCGCCTGGAGCCGGTGACGGACGTTGTCGCGGTCGACCCGCACACCGTCCGCCTCGACCTGAAGCGCCCCACTCCCTATCTGCTCGCCGAACTGGGCGGGTTCAAGGGCACCGCGATACTCCCGCAGGGCGCCGCAGAACATCTCGATCTCGCCCGACAGACCGATGGCACCGGGCCGTTCCGGGTCGCTCGGGTCACCGCCGCGGCCATCACGTTGCTGCCCAATGAGTACTACTGGGGCGACGGCCCGCAGGTGAGCTCGGTGGAGTTCCGGTTCATCAGCGAACCAACCACGGCGCTGGTCGCGCTGCAGACCGGCGAGGTGGACTGGACCGACAACCTGCCGCCGGCCCGGGTCGGCAAGCTCGCGCACGACAAGCACCTGAGGCTGGGTCAGGTCCCCAGCGTGGACTACTGGTATCTGGCCCCCAACTTCAAACGGCCGCCGTTCGACGACCCGAGAGTGCGTCAGGCCATCAACCTCGGCCTGGACCGCCCAGCCATCGCCGAGGCCGCGCAGCCGGGGCTGGCCGCCCCCATCCAGACCGCCATCCCGCCCGGTGTGTACGGCCACACCGATTACGCGCCGGTCACCCGCGACGTGCCGCGGGCGCGCGCATTGCTGGCCGGGGCCGGCCACCCGAGGCTGTCGATGGGGCTGATGGTCACCAGCGAATACCCCGAGACGGTCCAGGCCGCGGAGGTGATCGCGTCGAACCTGCACGAGATCGGCATCGACGTCCGGATCGAGGTGGAGGAGTTCGCCACCTGGCTGGACCGCGAGGGCAAGGGCGACTTCGACACCTACCTGCTGGGCTGGCTCGGCGACATCGACCCGTTCGACTTCTATCAGTCCCAGCACGCCTGCAATGGCTCGAACAACTACCAGAAGTACTGCGACCCGCAGACCGATCAACTGTTGCAGCAAGCCGCAACCGAGACCGACGCCGCCCGCCGCGCGGCGCTGTATGGCGAGGTCGCGAAACGCATCGTGGACGCCAACAGCTACATCTACCTCTACAACCCGAGAGTCGTGCAGGCCTGGTCACCGAAACTGACCGGTTATCAGATTCGGGCGGACCGGGCGGTCAACCTCGAGACCGTGGAGTTCGCCCGGTGA
- a CDS encoding oligopeptide/dipeptide ABC transporter ATP-binding protein, with protein MTETPLLELDDLHVHYPGRRGSALRAVDGVSLRLDRGTTLGLVGESGCGKSTLGLAALRLIEPTAGRVRFDGTDVSTASRRALRALRRRTAVVFQDPYAALDPRHTIGASIAEPLAVHGLVRGRARTERVTELLELVGLDPRGAGRRPHELSGGQRQRVGIARALAARPELLVCDEPVAALDVSVQAQVLNLFTELVAEFGLTSVFIGHDLAVVEHVSDRVAVMYLGRIVETADAEDITREPLHPYTQALVAAVPEADPVRARSRGRMVLPGEPPSPLAPPSGCRFRTRCPHAFAPCPTFDPPLVEVAPGRSVACHLYPPPDALSATAGAHVTGSTSPTDRTGSPPDHTAG; from the coding sequence ATGACTGAGACACCGCTGCTGGAACTCGACGACCTGCATGTGCACTACCCCGGCCGGCGCGGATCCGCGCTGCGCGCGGTGGACGGCGTGAGCCTGCGTCTGGACCGCGGCACCACCCTCGGCCTGGTTGGCGAATCCGGCTGCGGCAAGTCCACGCTCGGCCTGGCCGCGTTGCGCCTGATCGAACCCACCGCCGGGCGGGTGCGGTTCGACGGCACCGACGTCAGCACCGCATCCCGGCGGGCGCTGCGCGCGCTGCGCCGACGCACCGCCGTGGTGTTCCAGGACCCCTACGCCGCACTGGACCCACGACACACCATCGGCGCGAGCATCGCCGAACCGCTGGCCGTGCACGGACTGGTGCGCGGACGAGCGCGCACCGAACGCGTCACCGAGTTGCTGGAGCTGGTCGGGTTGGACCCCAGGGGCGCAGGCCGGCGCCCCCACGAGCTGTCCGGCGGACAACGCCAACGCGTGGGCATCGCCCGGGCGTTGGCCGCCCGGCCCGAGCTGCTGGTCTGCGACGAACCGGTGGCCGCCCTCGATGTGTCCGTGCAGGCCCAGGTGCTCAACCTGTTCACCGAGTTGGTCGCCGAGTTCGGACTGACCAGCGTGTTCATCGGGCACGATCTGGCCGTCGTGGAGCACGTCAGTGACCGAGTCGCGGTCATGTACCTCGGGCGGATCGTGGAGACCGCCGACGCTGAGGACATCACCCGCGAACCGCTGCACCCGTACACGCAGGCATTGGTCGCCGCGGTGCCGGAGGCGGATCCGGTCCGGGCCCGCTCCCGCGGCCGGATGGTGCTGCCCGGCGAACCCCCGAGCCCGCTCGCGCCGCCGTCCGGTTGCCGCTTCCGCACCCGCTGCCCGCATGCCTTCGCGCCGTGTCCCACGTTCGACCCACCACTGGTGGAGGTGGCGCCGGGTCGTTCGGTGGCCTGCCACCTGTACCCGCCACCCGATGCCCTATCAGCTACGGCAGGTGCACATGTAACCGGGTCAACGTCCCCCACGGACCGGACCGGGTCTCCACCAGATCACACAGCTGGTTGA
- a CDS encoding globin domain-containing protein yields MERELIKESFAVVEPQADRVAAYFYARLFVESPELRQMFPPAMDVQRDRLFGAVVQIVQGADQPEFLDWFLNGLGRDHRKFGVKAAHYEALGRALLAAIARYAGDAWTPEVEAAWVAAYARAARTMLEAAREAALDSPDWWLAEVVSHELRASDIAVLQLRPDQPFPYTAGQYCSIETPWWPRVWRSYSMANAPREDNLIELQVRKIDAGWVSTSLVRSARPGDVVRLGHPTGTMTAERNSDRDVVCIAGGTGLAPLRAVVEDMTRWNWYRRVHLFVGVRRPDELYDMTVLDAIAKQHQWLSVIPVVSEEPRYHGEQGLVVDAALRHGSWANHDVYVSGSARMVRGSIDRLLTSGVSLSRVRFDSFGDLR; encoded by the coding sequence ATGGAACGGGAACTGATCAAGGAGAGCTTCGCGGTGGTGGAACCGCAGGCCGACCGGGTCGCCGCCTACTTCTACGCGCGGCTGTTCGTGGAGAGCCCGGAGCTGCGCCAGATGTTCCCGCCGGCCATGGACGTGCAACGCGACCGGTTGTTCGGCGCCGTGGTGCAGATCGTGCAGGGCGCCGACCAGCCCGAGTTCCTGGACTGGTTCCTCAATGGACTGGGTCGCGACCACCGCAAGTTCGGCGTCAAGGCGGCGCACTACGAGGCGCTCGGCCGGGCGCTGCTGGCCGCGATCGCCCGCTATGCCGGCGACGCGTGGACCCCGGAGGTGGAGGCGGCCTGGGTCGCGGCCTACGCGCGCGCCGCGCGCACCATGTTGGAGGCCGCGCGCGAGGCCGCGCTGGACAGCCCGGACTGGTGGCTGGCCGAGGTCGTTTCCCACGAGCTGCGTGCCTCGGACATTGCCGTGCTGCAGCTGCGCCCGGATCAGCCTTTCCCTTATACCGCCGGGCAGTACTGCTCGATCGAGACCCCGTGGTGGCCGCGGGTGTGGCGGTCCTACTCGATGGCGAATGCGCCCCGTGAGGACAACCTCATCGAGCTGCAGGTGCGCAAGATCGATGCCGGGTGGGTGAGCACTTCGTTGGTGCGCAGTGCCCGCCCCGGCGATGTGGTGCGCCTCGGACATCCGACCGGGACGATGACCGCGGAGCGCAACTCCGACCGTGACGTGGTGTGCATCGCCGGTGGCACGGGCTTGGCGCCGCTGCGGGCGGTGGTGGAGGACATGACGCGGTGGAACTGGTACCGCAGGGTGCACCTGTTCGTCGGGGTGCGCCGTCCCGATGAGCTGTACGACATGACCGTGCTGGACGCGATCGCCAAGCAGCACCAATGGCTGTCGGTGATCCCGGTGGTGTCCGAGGAGCCGCGGTATCACGGCGAGCAGGGCCTGGTCGTGGACGCGGCGTTGCGGCACGGGTCGTGGGCGAACCACGACGTGTACGTGTCGGGGTCGGCACGGATGGTGCGCGGGTCGATCGACCGGTTGTTGACCAGCGGGGTGTCGCTGTCCCGGGTCCGGTTCGACAGCTTCGGGGATTTGCGCTAG
- a CDS encoding alpha/beta fold hydrolase, translating to MDSTSADLLETVEFATGPQPSWTVLVLHGLGDSGDGWAPIAPELVRPTWPEVRFVFPHAPVRPVTINAGMRMRAWFDILDLADIDARVDEAGIAQSAAAVEALIAREAERGVPRSRVVLAGFSQGGAIALTVALRSRDTLAGLVALSSYLPQGAALVRDATPMPQTPPVFMAHGLHDPVLPHRAGELAAEQLRAAGYTVEWHSYPMAHEVCLEEIAALGDWLSQRFAGR from the coding sequence ATGGACTCCACCTCCGCCGACCTGCTGGAAACCGTCGAGTTCGCCACCGGGCCGCAGCCCAGTTGGACCGTCCTGGTGCTGCACGGACTCGGCGACAGCGGAGACGGATGGGCCCCGATCGCGCCGGAATTGGTCCGCCCAACGTGGCCGGAGGTGCGGTTCGTCTTCCCGCACGCCCCGGTCCGGCCGGTCACCATCAACGCCGGCATGCGGATGCGCGCGTGGTTCGACATCCTCGATTTGGCGGACATCGATGCCCGGGTGGACGAGGCAGGCATCGCGCAGTCCGCCGCCGCCGTCGAGGCGCTGATCGCCCGCGAGGCCGAACGGGGCGTGCCGCGCTCGCGGGTGGTGCTCGCCGGGTTCTCCCAGGGCGGCGCGATCGCGCTCACCGTTGCGCTGCGCAGCCGGGACACCCTGGCCGGCCTGGTGGCACTGTCCAGCTATCTGCCGCAAGGCGCGGCGCTGGTTCGCGATGCCACGCCGATGCCGCAGACGCCGCCGGTCTTCATGGCCCACGGCCTGCATGACCCGGTGCTGCCGCACCGAGCCGGTGAACTGGCCGCCGAGCAGTTACGCGCGGCGGGCTACACAGTCGAGTGGCACTCGTACCCGATGGCACACGAGGTTTGCCTGGAGGAGATAGCGGCACTGGGCGACTGGCTGTCACAACGGTTCGCCGGCCGCTGA
- a CDS encoding helix-turn-helix domain-containing protein produces MSEPRRTDPPFGARISPRRGAVLDALRAAGVAVTAEQIAATLDIHPNTARFHLRGLVSDAMAEQASEPRAVRGRPRALYRARTEVAGGRSYLMLAQMLAQSMAATGDRAAVERTGRAWGEHLLAESGPAMSSTEPKEVAVRLESVLDSIGFAPQIAVEGSDIEVTLGHCPFLEVARRQPDLVCGMHEALIQGVLNGLDSGMQVRRLLPFVSPGRCTATVGPGTG; encoded by the coding sequence GTGAGCGAACCTCGACGCACCGATCCGCCGTTCGGCGCCCGGATCAGCCCACGCCGCGGCGCGGTGCTGGACGCTCTGCGCGCGGCGGGCGTCGCAGTGACGGCGGAACAGATCGCCGCAACCCTGGACATTCACCCCAACACCGCACGCTTCCACCTGCGTGGCCTGGTCTCCGACGCGATGGCCGAACAGGCCAGCGAACCCCGTGCGGTGCGCGGCCGACCCCGGGCCCTCTACCGCGCCCGCACCGAGGTCGCCGGCGGTCGCAGCTATCTGATGCTGGCTCAGATGTTGGCGCAGAGTATGGCCGCCACCGGCGACCGGGCGGCCGTCGAGCGCACCGGTCGGGCCTGGGGCGAGCACCTGCTGGCCGAGTCCGGTCCGGCGATGTCCAGCACCGAACCCAAGGAGGTCGCGGTCCGACTGGAGTCGGTGTTGGATTCCATCGGCTTCGCCCCACAGATCGCCGTCGAGGGCAGCGACATCGAGGTCACTCTGGGCCACTGCCCGTTCCTCGAGGTAGCTCGCCGCCAACCCGATCTGGTGTGCGGAATGCACGAGGCGCTGATCCAGGGTGTGCTCAATGGGCTGGACTCCGGCATGCAGGTGCGCCGGTTGCTGCCGTTCGTCAGCCCCGGCCGGTGCACGGCCACCGTCGGCCCGGGCACGGGCTGA
- a CDS encoding ABC transporter ATP-binding protein — MNPVLAVRHLQVTFATPRGPARVVDGVNFDVAAGETLAVVGESGSGKSVTALALLGLLPPRGVTVRGSVRFGDVDLLTVPRQQLRTVRGRGIAMVFQDPMTALNPMLTVGRQLTEGMRVHLGLGRRAAQARAADLLAEVGVPDPRNRLRAHPHQLSGGLRQRVMIAMALACDPAVLIADEPTTALDVTVQAQILEVVDRLRQRLGTAVIWISHDLGVVAGIADRVAVMYAGRIVEEAGVDALFADPRHPYTRALLRARPVLGHRRTSLDAIAGRPPDPLDHPLGCTFRPRCPIAADPRCATQLPPLREVAPGHRAAVFYDIAGTADD, encoded by the coding sequence ATGAATCCGGTGCTCGCCGTGCGTCACCTGCAGGTCACCTTCGCCACCCCGCGTGGGCCGGCCCGGGTGGTCGACGGCGTGAACTTCGACGTGGCGGCCGGGGAAACCCTGGCCGTGGTCGGGGAGTCCGGCAGCGGCAAGAGCGTGACCGCGTTGGCGCTGCTCGGCCTGCTCCCGCCGCGCGGGGTGACCGTGCGCGGCTCGGTTCGGTTCGGCGACGTCGATCTGCTGACGGTGCCTCGACAACAGCTGCGCACGGTCCGCGGTCGGGGTATCGCGATGGTGTTCCAGGACCCGATGACCGCGCTGAACCCGATGCTCACCGTCGGCCGCCAACTCACCGAGGGCATGCGGGTGCACCTCGGGCTGGGCCGGCGGGCCGCACAGGCCCGGGCCGCCGACCTGCTCGCCGAGGTCGGTGTGCCCGACCCGCGCAACCGGCTGCGCGCGCACCCGCACCAGCTGTCCGGCGGGCTGCGGCAACGGGTGATGATCGCGATGGCGCTTGCCTGCGACCCCGCCGTGCTCATCGCCGACGAGCCAACCACCGCCTTGGACGTCACCGTGCAGGCGCAGATCCTCGAGGTGGTCGACCGGCTGCGGCAGCGGCTCGGCACCGCGGTGATCTGGATCAGCCACGACCTCGGTGTGGTCGCCGGCATCGCCGACCGCGTCGCGGTGATGTACGCGGGCCGCATCGTCGAGGAGGCCGGCGTGGACGCGCTGTTCGCCGACCCGCGGCATCCCTACACCCGGGCGCTACTGCGCGCCCGCCCGGTGCTGGGACACCGCCGCACCTCGCTCGACGCCATCGCAGGCCGCCCACCGGACCCGCTGGACCACCCGCTGGGCTGCACGTTCCGCCCACGGTGCCCGATCGCCGCGGACCCACGGTGCGCGACGCAACTTCCACCGCTGCGCGAGGTCGCCCCCGGCCACCGCGCCGCGGTCTTCTACGACATCGCGGGGACCGCCGATGACTGA
- a CDS encoding ABC transporter permease gives MTLRQGGRRRRARPPRRGTLRVVLGNPLGVGGGVVLVGFVVVGMLGRRLAPYAPNQVDVVRGRLAAPSAHHPFGTDQLGRDILSRILAGAAVSLRVSLLAVGIAAVVGVTVGLLAGYYRGRLDALLMRTMDVLFAFPAILLAIAILAVRGPGPDNATIAIGVVYVPIFARVARAGALSVRETVYVRAARSFGASDTRIITRHVLPNVAGPIIVQISISLAFALLAEAALSFIGLGTQPPEPSWGGMLAEGRDYMQGHWWVAAFPGLAIFAVVLACNLVGDALRDALDPRTRGAIEAGGR, from the coding sequence ATGACGCTGCGTCAGGGAGGACGCCGACGGCGGGCCCGGCCACCCCGACGGGGCACGCTGCGGGTGGTGCTGGGCAATCCGCTGGGTGTCGGCGGCGGCGTGGTGCTCGTCGGGTTTGTGGTGGTGGGCATGCTGGGCCGGCGACTCGCGCCCTACGCCCCCAACCAGGTCGACGTCGTCCGCGGGCGACTGGCCGCACCCAGCGCGCACCACCCGTTCGGCACCGACCAACTCGGCCGCGACATTCTCTCCCGGATCCTGGCCGGGGCGGCCGTCTCACTGCGCGTTTCCCTGCTGGCGGTGGGCATCGCGGCCGTGGTCGGGGTGACCGTGGGGCTGCTTGCCGGCTATTACCGCGGCCGGCTGGACGCGCTGCTGATGCGCACGATGGACGTGCTGTTCGCGTTCCCGGCGATTCTGCTGGCCATCGCCATCCTCGCGGTGCGCGGTCCCGGCCCGGACAACGCCACGATCGCGATCGGCGTGGTCTATGTGCCGATCTTCGCCCGGGTCGCCCGGGCGGGCGCGCTGTCCGTGCGGGAAACCGTCTACGTACGCGCGGCGCGCTCGTTCGGCGCCTCCGATACCCGGATCATCACCCGGCACGTGCTGCCCAACGTGGCCGGCCCGATCATCGTGCAGATCTCGATCAGCCTGGCCTTCGCACTGTTGGCCGAGGCGGCACTGTCGTTCATCGGCCTGGGCACGCAGCCGCCGGAGCCGTCCTGGGGCGGGATGCTCGCCGAGGGCCGCGACTACATGCAGGGCCACTGGTGGGTGGCCGCCTTCCCCGGCCTGGCCATTTTTGCCGTGGTGCTTGCCTGCAACCTGGTCGGCGACGCGCTGCGTGATGCGCTGGATCCCCGCACGCGGGGCGCGATCGAGGCCGGTGGGCGATGA
- a CDS encoding enoyl-CoA hydratase-related protein yields MSVSLQIDGTVAIITLDDPSTRNALTGESAEALLDAVATVQNDPGVAALVLRGANGAFCSGAARHLLAAARQNPTDSAVLAALGKVYQCFVAAGTLDVPVIAAMRGAAVGAGINLALAADVRIVSMETKLLSGFLRIGLHPGGGHFMLLDKVAGPQASVAMTLLGEEVVGQRLVDLGLAWEALPDDQVDERSLELARRCTDPELVRAAMQTFRAQNASRSLPWHSALRAEQAAQMWSLGRTV; encoded by the coding sequence ATGAGTGTGTCCCTGCAGATCGACGGCACCGTCGCGATCATCACCCTCGACGACCCGTCGACCCGCAACGCGCTGACCGGTGAATCCGCCGAGGCCTTGCTGGACGCGGTGGCAACCGTGCAGAACGACCCCGGCGTTGCTGCGCTGGTACTGCGCGGTGCGAACGGTGCGTTCTGCTCCGGCGCGGCCCGGCACTTGCTGGCCGCGGCTCGGCAGAACCCCACCGACTCCGCAGTGCTGGCCGCGTTGGGCAAGGTCTACCAGTGCTTTGTCGCGGCCGGGACCCTGGACGTGCCCGTCATCGCGGCCATGCGCGGGGCCGCCGTCGGGGCCGGGATTAACCTCGCACTCGCCGCAGACGTGCGCATCGTTTCCATGGAGACCAAACTGCTCTCCGGGTTTCTGCGCATCGGCCTGCACCCCGGTGGCGGCCATTTCATGCTGCTCGACAAGGTCGCCGGCCCGCAGGCATCGGTGGCCATGACGCTGCTCGGCGAGGAGGTGGTCGGGCAGCGACTCGTTGATCTCGGGCTGGCCTGGGAGGCCCTGCCGGACGATCAGGTCGACGAGCGCAGCCTGGAACTCGCCCGCCGGTGTACCGATCCGGAATTGGTCCGCGCCGCGATGCAAACGTTCCGCGCGCAGAACGCGTCGCGGTCGCTGCCCTGGCACAGCGCGTTGCGTGCCGAGCAGGCCGCGCAGATGTGGTCGCTGGGCCGCACGGTCTGA